A region of the Muricauda sp. MAR_2010_75 genome:
AAAAACAGGGAATGCCCCACTTGAATTTCATATCGGCACCAGGAATCACATGTTCAATAACACTCTTCAAATACAATAAGATGCTTCTAAAAGGTTCATTTTGACTAAGAATGTAGGTTTCAGCTGGATTCATTCGGTAAAAATCGAAAATTGAGTTCAGTTAACCGTTTCTTAACTAAAAATATTTTTTGAACAAATCCATGGCATGCATTGGTTTATTACATTTGAAAAAACCACGACCATGAAATTCCAACCGTTTTTACTGCTGTTTTTTGCCTCAACTCTTATTTTTGCCCAAGAGCATTCCCATATCAGTTCCAGGGCCATAACCTTTCCCGATGTTCCCGGTTACAAAACGCTAAAGACCGATTTACACCAACACACCGTTTTTTCGGACGGAAATGTTTGGCCCACCATTCGGGTGATGGAAGCGTTACGGGACAATTTGGATGTGATTTCGCTTACCGAACATTTGGAATATCAGCCCCATGCAGCGGATATCCCCCACCCAGATAGAAATCGTTCTTTTAATTTGGCCTTGGCCGAAGCCAAAGACCATGACCTATTGATTGTCCATGGTTCCGAAATAACACGGAGTGCCCCCATGGGCCATAATAATGCAGTTTTTATTCAGGATGCCAACAAATTATTGAACGAAAAAGCGGAACCCGTTTTTGCCGAAGCCAAAAAACAAGGCGGTTTTATTTTTTGGAACCATCCTGCTTGGTATGCCCAATCGCCCAAGGGAACTCCTATTTTGAGTGATTTTCAAAAGGAGCGCATTAAAAATGGGGAACTGCATGGCATTGAGGTCATCAATACAGGGGATTATGCGGAAGAATCGCTGGCCATTGCCTTGGAAAACAACCTCACCATTATGGGTACCAGTGACATTCATGGATTAATTGATTGGGACTATGTGGAGAAAGGACATGACCGGCCCATTACCTTGGTCTTTGCCAAAGAAAAAACCGAAGCAAGCCTAAAGGAAGCTTTGTTCGCTGGGCGAACCGTGGCTGTTTTCAACTCGCTTTTAGTGGGGAAAGAAGAAAATATATTGCCCTTGATCAAAGCCTGCATAGAAATTGAAGACGTATCGTATATTGACAGAACCTCCATTTTAAAAATAACACTCAAAAATGTATCGAGCAGTGATTTGATCTTTGAGAACCAGATGCCCTACACTTTCTATTCCAGTTCCCCTGTTTTTACGGTCCCTGCCGAAGGCACAAAAACGCTACAAATAAAAACTTTGGAATCTGTAACATCGTTCAACCTAACCCTAAAGGCATTGGGTGCTTATGTTGCTCCAAAGGTCCACCCCATTGTTTCATGGGAAATTGCAATTGAATAAAAAATTAAGCCACTGAAAACAAGGTTGACCCACCATTGATTTCTTGGTCGAAATCGGCCTTGATTTTTTCGATAAAACGTTGCGGGGTTTTGTTTGAAATCCAAACCCAATGGTTTTTCATGTCAACATCGAAATGGAAGCAGGAAAAGTCACCTGAAAAATCGCCATCCAATTTTTTGAGAAGAAACTTGGTGATTTTGGGACGCAATCGATATTCCATATCAATGCAGGCCTTTTTGACAGCCTGGTCATTTTCTCCAGAAATCACCCAATTGAATTTCACGTTCTCGTTACACTAGGACGAACAATATACTAAAAAATAACATATCGTTAACCCTCAAATGGAATACATCGACAAAAGGTATTATTCCTCGCCGTCCACATACTTTTGAAGGTAGGCGAAACGCTGTATCAACTTGCCATTTTTTGTCATTCTTGCACGCTGTAAGATACCATCCGCGTCATTGTCAAAAAAGGCAGGGATCACATGTTTGGTGAAGGCTTCGCCAAAGCCAACACTGGCATCGCGGGGCAGCTCGCAAGGAAGATTGTCCACGGCCATTACGGCAATTGCCTTTTCATTCTTGAAATCAGTTTCTTTTTCGGTAGCAGGATCATACCCATAAATGGGGTCAGCAATGGTAGATGGGCGAATGGTGGAAGCTACTGGGCCATCAATGTCGCAACTGATGTCGGCCACTACTTTTATGTTGAAATCGGGCCGCTTGGCATCCTCGCGAG
Encoded here:
- a CDS encoding Sb-PDE family phosphodiesterase — translated: MKFQPFLLLFFASTLIFAQEHSHISSRAITFPDVPGYKTLKTDLHQHTVFSDGNVWPTIRVMEALRDNLDVISLTEHLEYQPHAADIPHPDRNRSFNLALAEAKDHDLLIVHGSEITRSAPMGHNNAVFIQDANKLLNEKAEPVFAEAKKQGGFIFWNHPAWYAQSPKGTPILSDFQKERIKNGELHGIEVINTGDYAEESLAIALENNLTIMGTSDIHGLIDWDYVEKGHDRPITLVFAKEKTEASLKEALFAGRTVAVFNSLLVGKEENILPLIKACIEIEDVSYIDRTSILKITLKNVSSSDLIFENQMPYTFYSSSPVFTVPAEGTKTLQIKTLESVTSFNLTLKALGAYVAPKVHPIVSWEIAIE